Within Plectropomus leopardus isolate mb chromosome 23, YSFRI_Pleo_2.0, whole genome shotgun sequence, the genomic segment GCGGGAAAGCCCAGATCATCGGCCCcgaggaagaggatgaagaagatgaCGGCTATGCATTTAATGAGGTGAGGAGGACTCTGATCTAAGTTTTGCCAAAACTGTGTGCCTGCAGGGAGCTAATGAGTTACTGCAGTCAAGCAAGCTACAGTTGTAGTGCACCTATATACTGACATTTATGGTAAATGCAGTCAAACATCGCTTATCCCTGTTGACTTTAGGAGAGCGCTAGCAGCGCATGAAGACAAAGTTAGCACCTGTGACTGCCTCTAGTTTTTAAAGTAAGGTGTCGATGGAGTTTATTGACAAAATACccaaatatgtttgaaaaaagatTAATTCAATTATAACCACAATACATATAAATGTGTGCCttaaaaggaagaagaaaatattaCTAAATGGTAAtggaaatttcttttttctttaatattacTGGATATTTCAGGGTAAAAGTctcatatttactttattctCATTGATTTTTACATGTTCTTTTGCCACTTCtataatttcttcattttctttcactgcATGTTGCTGTCCCCTCCATCCGtttaattattcatatttttctccGTCTTTCTCTCAGATGGACGGTCCATTTCAGGACATCGAGCTGTTGAAGACACGACCGGCACACATGGCGGTTTTCATGAGATACGTCTTCACTCAGCTTCTGGACCCCAACCCTCTGGTCAGTCTACATAAGATTTTATGATACATATGAATTATTATAATGAAACAAAGGAGGGCTGGCCATTATaatgatattgtgatattagtCTAGatattattgtagtttttcagtatcataagtgttgtcttttcctgattttaaaggctgcattacagtgaagTTGTGTCATTTTCTGGATTCACCAGACTGTTTACTTAGTTATTATATTCACATTACTGACAGTTATTTATCAGAAATGTCAGTTTGTAgatattttgtaacattttgtgtTCACACAGCTGTTTTACCTGTCGGTGGAGGCGTATCTGGGCTCCAGCCCTAAAGACGCCCGCGCACTTGCACCTCAGATCTGCTCCCATTTCCTGGACCCAGATGCTGTATGTACTAACATATCtattaaatgattttatactcattgatttttttttcagctggatTTGGCATGTAAGAACTTAAATTTGACACTTTCTTGTCATTACaaagtgaagtgtgtgtgtttcttttagATACAGCGAATAACCATATTTACCATATATAAAGTTAAAACTTGGAAGAATGGAAATGTTCTTGACTATTGTATCAGCGCTCAGCACATTAACATGACAGCATCAGAGTCtgaaagtgtctgttttttctttgtagcCCCTGAAAATCAAAGTACGAGAGGAGTATCTCACAGATATAGGTAAGACAAGTAGACGCTAGTTGAGACttgatttgttttgcatttttatattgatATGCATTCGCTGGACGAACTTACAAAAGAATATTAGTCTATAACctttttaagttcattttcGATATCCCAGGGGAGTTATCAGCAGCTGTAGACCAAAATGCCTCTAGATTAAATTGGACTGACCTTGAAGTGAGCGACAGAAAACGTAAACAGATTACAGCAATGACTCACGACAAGGGTGCCAGTTGTCCTgccaactattttctaattcacaataagaATAAATTGACTCACAGTGGCCGAATCATCTTAAATACGCCCCTTCTTAGATAAACAGTTGTGATTAATGTGGAAAATGGGAGGGAGTCCAGACGTTTCtgccagaggaaaaaaaaaggagagctgctgtttggtatctgaaaataaatgcgTAGTGCACAGGTTGAGCCGCATGCCTGTGATGATTATATCATGCCTGTGAGAAAGTATAACCGCTGACATAATGTTGTGCCCATCGTCCCTTCAGAAACTCGACTTCATGCCCAGGAGGACATCAGAGGACCTCTGTCCGAGCTGCAGCAGCAAGTGCTGCCAGACATCCAAGACCAGATACAAGACTACAGGTACATCACTCAAGATGTCCGCTTAGGCAGAATAGTTACcagtttttacagaaatagCATTTTCAAGAGCTCATATTAACATGTTAAGCTTGTGTTTCATAGGAACAAGCAGATGATGGGCCTCGGCTCTCTGTTTGGAGAAGGagacctgcagcagctggatgGAGACccagtgaaagagagacaggtGGTGGACAGACAGGTCACCGCCCTCTGGGAAATACTGTGAGTCTGTGAATAACAAAACCTGTGGCACAAAATTTGTGGCAAGCCACCACGATCAAAACATCCGCTTCCaggaaaacattttccatttttagcgCTACTGGAGTACATATATAGTTTGGTTATTCCCAGGGTTGGCAACCTGCACTATCAAAAGAGCCTTATTTGTCCCAAAAAAGAAATCCTTGTGTagctgcaaaacacattttagccttACAATGATGGTAAAACAGCCTATTAAGTCTAAAAAAGCCCATCAACATTACCAACAGATCTACATGAGTGCTATTAATATATTAAACGACAGGGTGGCAGCAGTGAGCTACTTGTGATCATttgatacttttactttgtattgCCATTAAATAATACCATGTTTTATGGCATTTATGACATTATAgaactacaataaaaaaaactgttcacattttttattcacataCTGGCAGTGCAGCACTGTCTGCGGTCTCTGCTGTGTACATGAAGTATGAGAATGGATGCTCTGATATTTTAATGAGGGATTTTTTCatgttgtctctgtctgtgaacAGCTTTCCGTGCCACACAATGTAATTGAAAGTCAAAGCCCCAACAGTTTGATGTATGCCTATGACACACATTTTAGTCgatgaaaattaaaacattttgtattcgactgtacattttttgaaatgggagaatttaacagtaatttaaaggttttatcatttaaacaataagttatatttaaaatgttaaaaaaaaatccttttttatttttttaaatttaatttaattcaatttattttttaattcaaagcctgggaaacactgaaacaaatttCTCAGTTTCAccttaaaactaattttacatttgttaaCTCCAACATGCTTAAACCATGAACTGAATATTAACCTACACACACTCAGACTGTTAAACCAGGTTTCCATAGCAACAGGGTCAGATGTTCCGGGCCCAAtaaaattgttattataaaGCGACAGAAGGAGCTTGCTCAAGCTATCATAACAAAGGTCATTACCCCAGCCACAAAACCTGAAAACCACATGACATTTCCTCCTTTGGCTTTTTACACGATTCCCGTCACATGACTGCTGCACTACAGTCTGTTTCTTACGCCTGTGTTTTGCACCTGAAAACTGGATTCAGCTCTGAGGGAATAAACTGGACATCTCTTTGAAAGTCTAGTATTTGTTTTGTGGCGAGTTAACAGCGTTTttatgtctctctttctgtttccgCTCCAGATCAAAACACGAAGAGGACAGAAGGTAATGTTTCTCATCCGTTAGTCAATGTCATTTAACAGTAATCAGTCTGAGCGTGTTGTTTCTTTCTGAacatcttttctttgtttctccttGTGGTTTATTCTCCTCACATTTCCCCCTCCCCTCTATGTTTgtcctgtctctttctctctgtctccacccCCTCGGTGGTCTCCTGCAGTTCTCCTCTGGCGTCGGCCGTGCACCTTTACCTGCGTCACTCTGGTATCAAGCTAAGAGACTCCAAGGTCTTCCCTGGTCTGAGCACAGAGAAGGAGAAGTGGCTCGCTTTCTTAAAGACGAAAAAGGTAAGTGTCCTCTAAAAGAACCAAAAAATCAGGGATGGGAGGGAAGGGAAAGATGTTGCAAGTGATTATGTAAACAATGTCTAGTTTTATGTTGAAACCACACTTCAACAAATTAACCTATAGTAAATGTACAAGGAAAGTTATAGAtgtgtttgtaaatgtaaacaatGGCATCTgtggtttttttatttgcaagaGGAAGAGAATCTGAACTATGATTTGTGTTGCAATTTGTACTATAATTAAAGTATCAGCAAAGGAAACATGatacaaagaaaagcatttttaatttgGCCCACCAAAAAATCTGACCTTACTCTGCATGAACCAATTTCTGTCCAAGCCCGACCCATGACAGCATGTTAGAGCCCAAATTTCTGAATTtctaccaaaaaaaagtaagaataataatatatatacagtatatatgtgtatatataaagtATCTCTTTTCTGAAACCTGTAAAAAGTATCAACACTGGCAGGGAGGGATGCTAAGACACATCAGGCCAGGTTGCTCCTTTGTGCTGCTTCTCGATccacaacccccccaccccacaaTACCTCAGCATATGTTGCCAGTGATGTACATCTAAAGTGTTCAGGTCGAACTTGCGCTTGTGAACTTTGGGTCAAAATGACATGCATCAGTCTACACACTGTGCACTCTGCGTGAGGCTGCATGCACTAAACTGTGACCTCCATACATGTgattttttaacacaaatataCGAACCGTTATCGTTATCCTGAAATCCGTTGATGATATAGAGTTCTCTTCACAGCTGAGTGGTAccaagaaagagaaagatggagaggatAAAAAGAGGAACCCCATCCTGAAGTACATCGGCAAACCTCGGACCACATCCCAGTCcagtaaatacaaacacacacagaaatacacaatcATGTATACAACTACACATTATCAGCTGACAGTATTGGCTCACTGGCACTCCACATTAGAGGCACGCTTACACAAACATGTGATGCTCTCACTCATTGTATTTGTCAGGCAATATTGATTTGTTTCCGTCCTCTGTTTGCccttttattgtttctgcaggtttatttagtgatttatgggattttcattttgtcttgttgttgtgatttcattgtttctttttggttcattttggtTTCGTAGCATTCCATGTCCCCTTGTCACCCACCGAAggtatatatttaatttctcttcacttttgttttgttcacttGAGTTAAATTTTGCCTTTTAACAAACATACCCAACTGAGTTATTTCTTCATGgataacaatttttaaaatatttcttgtaTTCTATCTCATTTTAtacacattaacccttttatatagatttttttttcatattgtacaatatgtgtgtgtgcagtccgTCCTGGCAGTGTGAGGAACATCATTCAGCAGTTTGAGAATCACACGGAGACGGGAGAAGAGGGAGGGGACGCCGCTGACCCCCAGAGGCTCTCCACCAGCAGCCTGGGAGAAGACAGCATGGACAGGTAGCTCTCTTGAACCAAATCCAGGGTTttgtacagtcatgaaaaacatggaaaagtcatggaatttgctaatagcaatttccaggccgggaaaagttgtggaaaacttaaaaaaaaattaatggattttattttcacaaacctgtataataacacatggtGTGTTTAAGAATCAtcagaaattagaaaatatagtgatagtttttttttgttttgttttttttttgtttactttttggctgtgataaatggtgtcatttttggtggtttgagttttaattttatttttttaaatcaataaaagttttaaagacataaaaaatcCTATTAATTCAttgttaaatattatatatattaaatattaattcatattaataaatattttatataaaaatcgACAGCATTTTtcgaagaaaaaaatggcatttccttaaaaaaaacccaaaaatatctccaaaatgttttctcataATTGTCAAGcgttttaaaggaaaaagtggtgaatttgtattttagaaaaaaaagtccaataattttcaagaaaaaaaataaaggccaaaaaattatataattttttatttaatgtattataatatttaaaaaaaaatcagtagaaTAAGTACAAAGACAGCCTTTTTAAGTTGGATTCtcctcccctaaagccaaaataataatcacaagtCCATCCTCAGTGCTCAAGAAATTATTTGGCATGCCTCCCCCTCTTTGCATCACCCCCTcccttctcataaataatgaacagaccttaaattatatttaattattgagttctaatcctgttctcattatttttttaaaataatatagattTTAGAAAGCTATCATATAGTAATGTCAAAGAACCAATAAGGAGTATTGATTGTTGTTTCAGAGactgtatggtctttaaaatgtgtccCAAACACTCTAATATATTCAGTATTAAATGTTTTGGTGGTGTAGCAGCTAATCAGCAGTGTTTGATGGTTACTGATTTGGTAAAATTCTACATGTTTTCGCTCACTCTTGCAGCCCTACGATCTCAGTGCGTCTGGCACGCAGCGAGTCGTTGAAGGCTCAGGGAGAAGGGCGTCGGCGGGGTGTTGTCTCCGGGACGGAGTCTGTCCCTCGCTCTCGTAGCGACGTGGACATGGAGGACTGCggtgaggagagggaggggccGGGCCTCCGGCCGCTGCAGCACAGCACATCGTCATCTGCATCCAGCAGCTCTGCACGGTAACAATTCACAAAGCCGGACACCTTTGGGTGTTTTCACACAAAGCTTTTACTGACTCTTGGAAACATCTTAACTTTCTTAGAGATGATACAAAGgcacataataaaataattacacaagCTGAAAAGAATCAAAACTCCCCCGTTTGACTCAAACACCCTGGACGTTCCCCCTGGAAGTGTAGGTTTTCACCTCatgccatctctctctccactctctctcaaactcaggtCTCTAGAGAACCCTACACCCCCATACACCCCTCGGTCTAGACGCAGGTGAGTTCCAGTGTCATCCCCGTAGATGATCAGTGATTAAAGTACCTGTCTGGCTGGAAATTGGACTTCTCTCCCACATGCAAAAcccttgaaaataaaatgttttggtgcACAAGAGGAAATGTCATCtttcagtttcagttctgcCTGTAGtgaaagattttgttttgtggtggCTGTTAGtaagaaaagtgtttgtttttctgtttgtttgtcgtCGTTGGTCCTCCGTCCCGACCTGTGTTTATGTGGGTGCGTAACGTAGGAGTGTGGACTCACCGCTGGCCCTGCTGCCGGACACAGCGGTGCTAGAAGAGGAGGTCTGCGACAGTCAGAACTGGCAGGACACAGTTCAACCTCAGCTCCTCGCCACGCTCAGTCCGAGGGAAGTGGACAGACAAGCCGTCATATACGGTACGAGTCAAATTCAACACACGCTGGAAAGTTCTGAGAACCACTTGATtgaattttgtgtttgaaatgttgtcatagATGACAGATGTGATAAGAACAAAGCTTCTCACTGCTGTTGATTTCCCCTCTCTGTTTGCTCCGCTCTTCTTTTTGTCATTAGAGCTGTTCACCACAGAGGTGTCCCACCTTCGGACTTTGAGGGTCCTGGACCAGGTCTTCTTTCAGAAGATGAGGTCCGTGCTGAACACTGATGAGCTGGCCTGCATCTTCCCCAATCTGCCCCAAGTTTACGAACTCCACggttagtgtgtgtgagagtgaaaatgatcatttccaaatcttcatttttcagtgacaaaaGTCTACATGACAAGTCTGGCACTAGTTTTGACACACAATTGGTAAagtatttgtatttaatgtGATTACAGGAACCACTATCATTTTTTCCGCTTTGGATTAATATGAGTTTATTTTCGGTCATGTTTGCATATTCAGGACCATTTTaggctttttatgcctccacggCTGGACGCAGcctgtttttatggttttctgtcttttcatccCATCCTCTTGAACGCAGTATTTCATGAACGCCTAGAgggcatttctttaaatttaacacaaacatccacttggactcaaggatgaagtgatttgattttggtatttataggtcaaaggtcaaggttactgtgaacttgtctgtctcatttatgtgaatgtgatatctcaagaacaccttgagggaatgcCTTcagttttggcacaaacatctgcatggactcagtgatgagctgAATGTGGCACAAACCTTCACTTTGACTTAAATATGaacttattagaatttggtggtcaaaggtcacttgtgacctcataaaatagATCCATGCATAAAACACAGTTTCGGCCATAACTTGCATACATTGCATACACtacaatttcacacaaataataaatatgatgtAATGACGAAATGCTAAAATTTAATAACCTAAAGGTTAGCTtcacatcataatattctgcaaaaaactcttgtggccattactcaacatcccatctcagaaacagaaagggagacatttagtcatacactgaattggtgactctaatTTTGGGTCaccaccttaaaactgtgctggttgTGTAGATCTTTTGTGACTGTGCCCTCTTGTAAAAGTGTGGCCGCTTTCTGCTTCTTCTGTTTGCACAATGAAGTACGTTATACTTTGAGTCAACATATATTTAGGGCTTTATATTGCTAGgtcaataataataagtaaagcAAATACTAACAGAAGGCAGTAACTGTTCAATGAAATATCAGCCTGCAGCTTTACTGAGTCAATATGTGTTCTGGGCTTTAATTAAGAGCCAACAAGGAAGTATATGGTGTGTTATTATTGCCATACTAGACCAGCcaatagttttgtgtttttatgtctgttagGTATTGATTATTTTAGTAGAATTTGAAATGATTAAGCTGATCACCACGTAGGTTATTTTAATGTCACTTTTAATGTTGCTCTTTTGCAGCAAGTCTATGCGAGGCAATGAAGAAGCGAAGAGAAACTCCCATCGTTCAGGATATTGGGGATGTGATGCTGGCCAGGGTGAGTGACATAATCACCTCCGGCACTGTAATCCACTATCATTTTATCCATGTTCATCTTCCAATTTTTTGTCATGTGAAaggtgtttatgtgcatgtattTAGTATGTTAacagtggtgtgtgtttgcagtttgaagGTGCAGCCGGAGACGAGTTTCAGGAACAAGCGTCGCAGCTGTGCAGCCAGCAGTCTCAGGCTGTGGAGCTCATCAAGAACAAAAAACGCAAAGACCCTCGCTTCGCTCACATTATCCAGgtactctcacacacacacacacacacacctttctcTCCCTGACACATAAACTTCCCGTCAACACAAGCATGCTCCTGTGAACATCACTTTTTCCAAAATTCTGTTGTCAGTCACACTAAATTTATATTGTGGCTTTTCTAGTTGTACAGTTGATTATTGCAATTCTAATGTTATCagtattaaccctttgtttttcctagacatttttcccttgttttttaaaaattattttccatatctattaatttattactgtttattgaacatttcttaccaagttgattacttttttacgatgtttttgaaaggcattGCACCAGTTTgatcagggttcaaaggtttaaatacttgtgaaaggcgtctgaaagcagcagaaaagtgatgtttcttcaggtttcaaagggttaaagtggtGGTGTAAgtgatataaatataaaatacccTTTCCTGTGAGATTTGTGTTAGGTCCAGTGGGACCAGTGAGTTCCCATTTTCAATGTAGTCCTCGATAATACATCCATAACTTTTGACAGtggcaacacaaaaatgaacaaccTGAAACTATAATTCGCTCTTAGAACTGAAATGCAGAACAAAGAGTGAACATGTCCATCTCCCCATATATCCCTCTTTGTCTTATACCTGTCCTACCTGAGATGGCTGCGCAGCCTTGTCCTTGACATGTTTGACATTTGTCCAGGAGTGTGAAGCGAGTCCTCACTGTCGGAGGCTGCAGCTCAAAGACCTGCTGGTGTCAGAGATGCAGAGACTCACCAAGTACCCGCTGCTGCTGGACAACATCATGAAACACACAGAGGGTGAGGAGTCCAGAGCAATGTTggaaaataccattaaaaaaaaatgcaaagaaagtatgATTTTTAATATTCTCGCTTGTCATGTAGCCGGTTCGTCGGACCTCCCCTCACTTCAGCGTGCCCACGCTTGTTGCCGAGGGATACTGCAGGTTGTGAACGAGGTTGTTGGGGAGACAGAACACCGGCAACGCCTCAGCCAATACCAGCGCAGGCTGGACGCTGCCCCTCAATTCAAGGTAGTTAAATAGTTTACGCCgttaacctgtttttttttttggtttttgtgtccCTTTCTCCCTTGTTCACTACGTAAATGTGTTTTGCTTACTTTTCTCCCTCACAGAGTTTGGACCTCACCAGTAAGAGAATGATTCATGAAGGTCCGCTCACGTGGAAAGTCAGCAAAGACAAGCAGATAGGTCAGTATCTCTGCGTGGGTGCTTAGTCTCTTTGGTTTGGTTTCGTACCTTTTTGTCACACGTCTCTGTTTCCGCCCATCAGAGATTCAAgcgctgctgctgtcagactgcCTGGTCCTCCTACAGAGGGGCCCAGACGACCGGCTGCAGCTGAGATATCCGTCCCGCTGGCTGGGTGGAGCCAGCGGAGACAGCAAGACGTCCTTCAGCCCTCTGGTGAAGCTGGACTCTCTGCTGGTCCGCTCAGTAGCTACAGGTAAAACTGGGTCCCTGCGGAttcttgaaaagtcttaaaagtctttaaatttaGGTTTTGATGTTCGtggtcttaaaatgtcttaaaaaatctGGGATTGTTGGAATGGTGGTGTTAAATCTGATCAGGGGCCGAATGAATGAGCGtgtctcttttgttttatttttatttttccattttgtttatttgtattggtattggtattttttttccttttagagGTCTTCAGAAGgtattaaaagtcattaaatttgcattgaaaaaatgtgcagatttc encodes:
- the arhgef11 gene encoding rho guanine nucleotide exchange factor 11 isoform X4, whose amino-acid sequence is MSLRQPTSTLDRLSSLTIGDSERKSSATQQREPSVDLPVESTGTGLVQRCVVVQKDQLGFGFTVCGERVKLVQNVRPGGAAVKAGVQEGDRIIKVNGSLVSSMSHQEVVKLIKSGTYVALTLQGPPPSAASLPLEPLPTDLTPNQRTSLGGEAPPPPPPPLPSGPSSTPSQRITGPKPLQDPEVQKHATQILRKMLEQEEAELQELLEEQLRNPSSSLGERIESAKRRANQVRVKIQQDLEGTRSECATGYVIAGEGRLSMDSGEGDMEAFESPHSSPSSSFRTPHHRRQNSDTHTLSDLGGKAQIIGPEEEDEEDDGYAFNEMDGPFQDIELLKTRPAHMAVFMRYVFTQLLDPNPLLFYLSVEAYLGSSPKDARALAPQICSHFLDPDAPLKIKVREEYLTDIETRLHAQEDIRGPLSELQQQVLPDIQDQIQDYRNKQMMGLGSLFGEGDLQQLDGDPVKERQVVDRQVTALWEILSKHEEDRSSPLASAVHLYLRHSGIKLRDSKVFPGLSTEKEKWLAFLKTKKLSGTKKEKDGEDKKRNPILKYIGKPRTTSQSTFHVPLSPTEVRPGSVRNIIQQFENHTETGEEGGDAADPQRLSTSSLGEDSMDSPTISVRLARSESLKAQGEGRRRGVVSGTESVPRSRSDVDMEDCGEEREGPGLRPLQHSTSSSASSSSARSLENPTPPYTPRSRRRSVDSPLALLPDTAVLEEEVCDSQNWQDTVQPQLLATLSPREVDRQAVIYELFTTEVSHLRTLRVLDQVFFQKMRSVLNTDELACIFPNLPQVYELHASLCEAMKKRRETPIVQDIGDVMLARFEGAAGDEFQEQASQLCSQQSQAVELIKNKKRKDPRFAHIIQECEASPHCRRLQLKDLLVSEMQRLTKYPLLLDNIMKHTEAGSSDLPSLQRAHACCRGILQVVNEVVGETEHRQRLSQYQRRLDAAPQFKSLDLTSKRMIHEGPLTWKVSKDKQIEIQALLLSDCLVLLQRGPDDRLQLRYPSRWLGGASGDSKTSFSPLVKLDSLLVRSVATDNKALYVISTTERQIYELVAGTSSEKNNWKDLLEKTIASAGGSSPLINHASMPLSSPNLRSASPVSTGSNVYADNSMTEQSDSMEAHSSNDDIVLSANTPMDQSGAFICGERKTVGVAEAALQDVETLRQLILRDLEEDGWSHDSDDTPTNETGNERSPFGKRQRPESIETILNFSTNEWEAEPEEVLPPDAEQPSGVQVVRKAVVAGPSSSPSVPDDITDDVTLPSDQSSKPRGNTFYLVMPTEQGESATDDLNDPPTPTASHFPQPLEEVTSPQTQPKEEAPACGPEPGQSEAMQLEQEEEKGQSQVGHQSHVIKNVDEIFHTIEGLTSKLRQLKEIEKSHHKLLKTLREPYVNQESEDQQCLSATVSRTPSLDRGSADGKEGSPAEPKIQSTGF
- the arhgef11 gene encoding rho guanine nucleotide exchange factor 11 isoform X5, translating into MSLRQPTSTLDRLSSLTIGDSERKSSATQQREPSVDLPVESTGLVQRCVVVQKDQLGFGFTVCGERVKLVQNVRPGGAAVKAGVQEGDRIIKVNGSLVSSMSHQEVVKLIKSGTYVALTLQGPPPSAASLPLEPLPTDLTPNQRTSLGGEAPPPPPPPLPSGPSSTPSQRITGPKPLQDPEVQKHATQILRKMLEQEEAELQELLEEQLRNPSSSLGERIESAKRRANQVRVKIQQDLEGTRSECATGYVIAGEGRLSMDSGEGDMEAFESPHSSPSSSFRTPHHRRQNSDTHTLSDLGGKAQIIGPEEEDEEDDGYAFNEMDGPFQDIELLKTRPAHMAVFMRYVFTQLLDPNPLLFYLSVEAYLGSSPKDARALAPQICSHFLDPDAPLKIKVREEYLTDIETRLHAQEDIRGPLSELQQQVLPDIQDQIQDYRNKQMMGLGSLFGEGDLQQLDGDPVKERQVVDRQVTALWEILSKHEEDRSSPLASAVHLYLRHSGIKLRDSKVFPGLSTEKEKWLAFLKTKKLSGTKKEKDGEDKKRNPILKYIGKPRTTSQSTFHVPLSPTEVRPGSVRNIIQQFENHTETGEEGGDAADPQRLSTSSLGEDSMDSPTISVRLARSESLKAQGEGRRRGVVSGTESVPRSRSDVDMEDCGEEREGPGLRPLQHSTSSSASSSSARSLENPTPPYTPRSRRRSVDSPLALLPDTAVLEEEVCDSQNWQDTVQPQLLATLSPREVDRQAVIYELFTTEVSHLRTLRVLDQVFFQKMRSVLNTDELACIFPNLPQVYELHASLCEAMKKRRETPIVQDIGDVMLARFEGAAGDEFQEQASQLCSQQSQAVELIKNKKRKDPRFAHIIQECEASPHCRRLQLKDLLVSEMQRLTKYPLLLDNIMKHTEAGSSDLPSLQRAHACCRGILQVVNEVVGETEHRQRLSQYQRRLDAAPQFKSLDLTSKRMIHEGPLTWKVSKDKQIEIQALLLSDCLVLLQRGPDDRLQLRYPSRWLGGASGDSKTSFSPLVKLDSLLVRSVATDNKALYVISTTERQIYELVAGTSSEKNNWKDLLEKTIASAGGSSPLINHASMPLSSPNLRSASPVSTGSNVYADNSMTEQSDSMEAHSSNDDIVLSANTPMDQSGAFICGERKTVGVAEAALQDVETLRQLILRDLEEDGWSHDSDDTPTNETGNERSPFGKRQRPESIETILNFSTNEWEAEPEEVLPPDAEQPSGVQVVRKAVVAGPSSSPSVPDDITDDVTLPSDQSSKPRGNTFYLVMPTEQGESATDDLNDPPTPTASHFPQPLEEVTSPQTQPKEEAPACGPEPGQSEAMQLEQEEEKGQSQVGHQSHVIKNVDEIFHTIEGLTSKLRQLKEIEKSHHKLLKTLREPYVNQESEDQQCLSATVSRTPSLDRGSADGKEGSPAEPKIQSTGF
- the arhgef11 gene encoding rho guanine nucleotide exchange factor 11 isoform X2, encoding MSLRQPTSTLDRAANKKNAHPFRLSSLTIGDSERKSSATQQREPSVDLPVESTGLVQRCVVVQKDQLGFGFTVCGERVKLVQNVRPGGAAVKAGVQEGDRIIKVNGSLVSSMSHQEVVKLIKSGTYVALTLQGPPPSAASLPLEPLPTDLTPNQRTSLGGEAPPPPPPPLPSGPSSTPSQRITGPKPLQDPEVQKHATQILRKMLEQEEAELQELLEEQLRNPSSSLGERIESAKRRANQVRVKIQQDLEGTRSECATGYVIAGEGRLSMDSGEGDMEAFESPHSSPSSSFRTPHHRRQNSDTHTLSDLGGKAQIIGPEEEDEEDDGYAFNEMDGPFQDIELLKTRPAHMAVFMRYVFTQLLDPNPLLFYLSVEAYLGSSPKDARALAPQICSHFLDPDAPLKIKVREEYLTDIETRLHAQEDIRGPLSELQQQVLPDIQDQIQDYRNKQMMGLGSLFGEGDLQQLDGDPVKERQVVDRQVTALWEILSKHEEDRSSPLASAVHLYLRHSGIKLRDSKVFPGLSTEKEKWLAFLKTKKLSGTKKEKDGEDKKRNPILKYIGKPRTTSQSTFHVPLSPTEVRPGSVRNIIQQFENHTETGEEGGDAADPQRLSTSSLGEDSMDSPTISVRLARSESLKAQGEGRRRGVVSGTESVPRSRSDVDMEDCGEEREGPGLRPLQHSTSSSASSSSARSLENPTPPYTPRSRRRSVDSPLALLPDTAVLEEEVCDSQNWQDTVQPQLLATLSPREVDRQAVIYELFTTEVSHLRTLRVLDQVFFQKMRSVLNTDELACIFPNLPQVYELHASLCEAMKKRRETPIVQDIGDVMLARFEGAAGDEFQEQASQLCSQQSQAVELIKNKKRKDPRFAHIIQECEASPHCRRLQLKDLLVSEMQRLTKYPLLLDNIMKHTEAGSSDLPSLQRAHACCRGILQVVNEVVGETEHRQRLSQYQRRLDAAPQFKSLDLTSKRMIHEGPLTWKVSKDKQIEIQALLLSDCLVLLQRGPDDRLQLRYPSRWLGGASGDSKTSFSPLVKLDSLLVRSVATDNKALYVISTTERQIYELVAGTSSEKNNWKDLLEKTIASAGGSSPLINHASMPLSSPNLRSASPVSTGSNVYADNSMTEQSDSMEAHSSNDDIVLSANTPMDQSGAFICGERKTVGVAEAALQDVETLRQLILRDLEEDGWSHDSDDTPTNETGNERSPFGKRQRPESIETILNFSTNEWEAEPEEVLPPDAEQPSGVQVVRKAVVAGPSSSPSVPDDITDDVTLPSDQSSKPRGNTFYLVMPTEQGESATDDLNDPPTPTASHFPQPLEEVTSPQTQPKEEAPACGPEPGQSEAMQLEQEEEKGQSQVGHQSHVIKNVDEIFHTIEGLTSKLRQLKEIEKSHHKLLKTLREPYVNQESEDQQCLSATVSRTPSLDRGSADGKEGSPAEPKIQSTGF